One genomic window of Campylobacter fetus subsp. fetus includes the following:
- a CDS encoding non-canonical purine NTP pyrophosphatase, with translation MKIVLATNNKDKVKEIKAFYDGYEIYALNEICEPFEIDETGSSFKENALIKATAVYAKLCALKLENEFIALSDDSGISVEALGFAPGIYSARYSGKDATDASNRKKLTCELHKLGLKKSGAFYTACIAVASKFGNFSTHGFMYGTVIDEERGDNGFGYDFMFMPDGFDGTIGQLDVKTKLAISHRSKGLELAKYILKSLEKYYK, from the coding sequence GTGAAAATAGTTTTAGCAACAAATAATAAAGATAAAGTAAAAGAGATAAAAGCCTTTTATGACGGTTATGAAATTTATGCTCTAAATGAGATTTGTGAGCCGTTCGAGATCGATGAAACAGGGTCTAGTTTCAAAGAAAATGCTCTCATAAAAGCAACAGCGGTTTATGCGAAGCTTTGCGCCTTAAAGCTTGAAAATGAGTTTATCGCTCTTAGTGATGATAGCGGAATAAGTGTAGAAGCACTCGGTTTTGCGCCGGGAATTTACTCTGCAAGATATAGCGGAAAAGATGCGACTGACGCTAGCAATAGAAAAAAACTTACCTGTGAACTTCATAAACTCGGACTTAAAAAAAGCGGAGCGTTTTATACTGCTTGTATAGCCGTAGCTTCTAAATTCGGGAATTTTAGCACACATGGATTTATGTACGGCACAGTTATAGACGAAGAGCGCGGCGATAACGGTTTTGGGTATGATTTTATGTTTATGCCCGATGGTTTTGATGGAACCATAGGACAATTAGACGTTAAAACAAAACTAGCCATATCTCACAGATCAAAGGGTTTGGAATTGGCAAAATATATACTAAAAAGTCTTGAAAAATATTACAAATAA